One window from the genome of Cucumis melo cultivar AY chromosome 12, USDA_Cmelo_AY_1.0, whole genome shotgun sequence encodes:
- the LOC103498244 gene encoding O-fucosyltransferase 15 isoform X3, which produces MDDLPFSIMGSNFKLNGDPLSGEEDSDSTETRVGISHVRSASFQSRSGSTTPRNRQNSPTHSPRLPPSRFGSFDKFSGDVQYASSFSGFKIFGFLSDHSSDKFKVDKRVKKRAGAVWYQRKRIKGILFLIMLAGLFFFVNWVMLLRLQEQDDRIQEHDSNAVNSNPEYSGNVSSSRISVLGKRKAGRNKWPKGNYGRLLALAAHALAEGESKPEPKDLWQEPVVASSAWKPCADQRNWEPIERNIGYIMVTANGGMNQQRVAVCNAVVLARLLNSTLVVPRFLYSSVWKDVSQFSDIYQEDHFINYMTPDIHIVKELPDNLQSLDLEAIGSVVTDADINKEAMPRFYLKNILPILIKNKVVHFLGFGNRLAFDPLSFELQRLRCRCNFHALRFVPKIQETGALLLQRLRQKEGYAGPLDKHLVGSYAESTMKEKKARSTKAAKYLSVHLRFEIDMVAHSLCQFGGGKEEKEELEAYRAVHFPALSLLQKTTKLPSPEDLRSEGLCPLTPEEAVLMLAALGFKRKTKIFVAGSQIYGGNKRLTALTSLYPNLVTKEKLLSTTELEPFMNFSSQSNDGFMPF; this is translated from the exons ATGGATGACCTTCCATTCTCTATAATGGGATCCAATTTCAAGCTGAACGGTGACCCACTGTCTGGAGAAGAAGACTCTGATTCCACGGAAACCAGGGTCGGCATCAGTCACGTGCGTTCTGCTTCATTTCAATCTCGTTCCGGCTCCACCACGCCGAGGAATCGTCAAAACTCACCGACCCATTCTCCCCGCCTCCCTCCGAGTCGATTCGGGAGCTTCGACAAATTCTCCGGTGACGTTCAATATGCGTCTTCGTTTTCAGGGTTCAAGATCTTCGGGTTTCTGTCGGATCATAGCTCGGACAAATTTAAAGTCGATAAGCGGGTAAAGAAGAGAGCTGGGGCAGTGTGGTACCAGAGGAAGCGGATCAAAGGGATTTTGTTTTTGATTATGTTGGCTGGCTTGTTTTTCTTTGTGAATTGGGTCATGCTTTTGAGGCTACAAGAACAAGATGATAGAATTCAAGAACATGATTCTAACGCAGTCAATTCCAATCCTGAATATTCTGGGAATGTGTCTTCTTCTAGGATTTCAGTTCTG GGAAAACGGAAGGCTGGTAGAAATAAATGGCCGAAGGGTAACTATGGTAGATTGTTGGCTTTGGCTGCCCATGCGTTGGCTGAG GGAGAAAGCAAACCTGAGCCAAAGGACTTGTGGCAAGAGCCAGTGGTTGCTTCGTCTGCTTGGAAGCCATGCGCTGATCAACGTAATTGGGAGCCGATCG AGAGAAATATTGGATACATTATGGTTACTGCAAACGGTGGAATGAATCAACAGCGAGTAGCT GTTTGCAATGCTGTTGTCCTGGCTCGGCTACTTAATTCAACTTTGGTTGTTCCCAGATTTTTGTACAGTAGCGTTTGGAAAGATGTGAG TCAATTCAGCGATATCTACCAGGAGGATCATtttattaactacatgactCCTGACATCCATATAGTGAAAGAACTTCCAGATAATTTACAGTCGTTAGATTTGGAGGCAATTGGAAGTGTG GTAACGGATGCTGACATTAACAAGGAGGCCATGCCAAGATTCTATTTGAAAAACATTCTTCCTATTCTAATCAAGAATAAGGTTGTGCATTTCCTGGGTTTTGGTAATCGCTTGGCATTTGACCCTTTGTCATTTGAGTTACAG AGACTTCGATGCAGATGCAATTTTCATGCCCTGAGGTTTGTTCCTAAAATTCAAGAAACTGGTGCGCTGCTTCTTCAAAGGCTACGTCAAAAAGAAGGCTATGCAGGACCATTGGACAAACATCTTGTTGGGTCATATGCAGAATCAACgatgaaggaaaagaaagcCCGCTCTACAAAAGCTGCTAAATACCTGTCTGTACATTTGAGGTTTGAAATTGATATGGTAGCTCATTCTCTCTGTCAGTTTGGTGGaggcaaagaagaaaaagaagagttGGAAGCATATCGAGCAGTCCATTTCCCTGCATTGTCTCTTCTCCAGAAAACTACTAA ATTACCTTCTCCTGAAGATCTTAGGTCAGAAGGTCTTTGCCCTTTGACACCTGAGGAAGCTGTACTTATGCTCGCTGCTCTTGGTTTCAAACGCAAGACAAAGATATTTGTAGCAGGCTCGCAGATATATGGAGGTAATAAAAGGCTGACTGCTCTAACTAGTCTGTATCCTAATCTGGTTACAAAGGAGAAGTTGCTTTCAACAACCGAGCTTGAACCTTTCATGAACTTTTCTTCTCAg